A window of Nicotiana tabacum cultivar K326 chromosome 24, ASM71507v2, whole genome shotgun sequence contains these coding sequences:
- the LOC142161638 gene encoding putative late blight resistance protein homolog R1B-16: protein MAYAATYSLMHTLEQLLQCKSLLIYRSCIQQHLESAFQSLSSLQVFLEYTSKEIKDIETLKTIEKRIRDIVYKAEERVDSALRRIIILVDQQKRERACKSFNEELQKVEKEVDSLRKELMEIEFIKHGTKSAEASTSTSSKRYATEQHTVVGMKDDFNTILDRLTAQTDQLTVIPVVGMGGIGKTTLARKVYDDSTIRYRFDKHAWVTISQVYNERQILLELVSSISQDKTDESNQKMSNDQLAEIVYRGVIGRRFLIVIDDLWSTEALDQIQRIFPNENNRSRILLTTRLSYVADYASPDFPHHNMSFLSFDESWILFTERLLREDICPPHLDEIGKHIIQQCRGLPLSIVVVAGLLGKIDPTRDNWKKVEENLNSFFGTVSERCQSILSLSYSYLPQYLKACFLYVGGFPEDMEIGVSKLIKLWIAELFVRARSNKKLEMVAEEYLEELIDRSLILAGTRRANGKMKTCKIHDLLRQLCIREAQIENFVHVLSDSDHISSESIKYQRRAMLSLGNHWNHLYVPRHWSGLTSTTSSLVFTGYSFQVYLMPQFVSQFKLLKVLDVSSINYSFSWEEQE from the exons ATGGCTTATGCTGCTACTTATTCACTTATGCATACACTGGAGCAACTCTTGCAGTGTAAATCACTTTTAATTTATAGAAGTTGTATACAACAACATCTTGAATCtgcttttcaaagtctttcttctCTTCAAGTTTTTCTTGAGTATACTTCAAAGGAAATCAAAGATATTGAAACTTTGAAGACTATAGAAAAACGGATCAGAGATATAGTCTACAAAGCAGAAGAGAGAGTTGATTCAGCCCTTAGAAGAATAATCATTCTAGTAGATCAACAGAAACGAGAACGGGCTTGTAAATCCTTCAATGAGGAATTGCAAAAAGTGGAAAAAGAAGTTGATTCTCTAAGGAAAGAACTGATGGAGATCGAGTTTATCAAGCATGGAACCAAATCTGCAGAAGCAAGTACTTCTACCTCATCAAAAAGGTATGCGACCGAGCAACATACTGTTGTTGGGATGAAAGATGACTTCAACACCATACTAGATCGTCTCACTGCCCAAACAGATCAGCTAACTGTCATACCAGTTGTTGGTATGGGCGGTATAGGTAAGACAACTCTTGCTAGAAAAGTTTATGATGATTCAACAATCCGTTATAGATTTGATAAACATGCATGGGTAACTATCTCTCAAGTTTATAACGAGAGACAAATTCTTCTTGAACTTGTCTCTTCTATTAGCCAGGATAAGACTGATGAAAGTAATCAAAAAATGAGCAATGATCAACTAGCGGAGATTGTGTATAGAGGTGTGATTGGTAGGAGATTTTTAATTGTCATAGATGATCTTTGGAGTACTGAGGCTTTGGATCAAATACAAAGAATATTCCCAAATGAGAACAATAGAAGTCGAATCCTATTAACTACTCGCCTCAGTTATGTGGCTGATTATGCAAGCCCTGATTTTCCTCATCATAATATGTCTTTTCTAAGTTTTGATGAGAGTTGGATTCTATTTACCGAAAGACTTCTTAGAGAAGACATATGTCCTCCTCACCTAGATGAAATTGGGAAGCATATCATACAGCAATGCCGAGGATTACCTCTCTCGATTGTTGTCGTTGCTGGACTTCTTGGAAAGATAGATCCGACCCGTGACAATTGGAAGAAAGTTGAGGAAAATTTGAACTCATTCTTTGGTACGGTATCTGAACGGTGTCAATCAATTCTTTCATTGAGCTACAGTTACTTGCCCCAATATTTGAAGGCTTGTTTTCTCTATGTTGGAGGTTTTCCTGAAGATATGGAGATTGGTGTTTCAAAGTTGATTAAACTATGGATTGCTGAGCTATTTGTAAGAGCAAGAAGCAATAAAAAGTTAGAAATGGTGGCAGAGGAGTATCTAGAAGAGCTAATTGACAGAAGTCTAATTTTGGCTGGTACACGAAGGGCTAATGGAAAGATGAAAACTTGCAAAATTCATGATCTTCTTCGGCAGCTCTGCATAAGAGAAGCTCAAATTGAGAATTTTGTGCATGTCCTGAGTGATAGTGACCACATTTCCTCAGAAAGCATAAAGTATCAACGGCGAGCGATGCTTTCACTTGGCAATCATTGGAATCATTTATATGTTCCAAGGCATTGGAGTGGTCTTACGAGTACAACCAGCAGCTTGGTTTTTACGGGCTATTCTTTTCAAGTTTATCTAATGCCTCAATTTGTTTCACAGTTCAAGCTGCTTAAGGTGTTGGATGTATCTTCAATCAATTATAGTTTCTCTTGG GAAGAACAGGAATGA